One segment of Clostridium botulinum DNA contains the following:
- the rfbD gene encoding dTDP-4-dehydrorhamnose reductase: MILVTGANGQLGYDVIKELKKRNIECIGTTRKELDITNYNEVSKYIEELKPKCVIHCAAYTAVDKAQDEEEICTKVNVYGTENIAKVCRRINAKMIYISSDYVFDGAGDKPHEIEETPNPLSVYGSSKYNGELKVKSYLKKYFIVRTSWVFGLNGSNFVKTMLKLGKEKESLNVVCDQIGSPTYTEDLAKLLCDMAVSEKYGIYHATNQGFCSWAEFAEEIMRIANLNCKINYISTNEYKTKAIRPLNSRLSKKSLLDSGFNYLPSWKNALKVYIVLHNGLDNF, from the coding sequence GTGATACTTGTTACAGGTGCTAATGGACAATTAGGTTATGATGTTATAAAAGAATTAAAGAAAAGAAATATTGAATGTATTGGAACAACAAGAAAAGAATTAGACATAACAAATTATAATGAAGTATCTAAATACATAGAAGAATTAAAACCAAAATGTGTTATACATTGTGCTGCATATACAGCTGTTGATAAAGCACAGGATGAAGAAGAAATCTGTACAAAAGTAAATGTATATGGAACAGAAAATATAGCAAAAGTATGTAGAAGAATAAATGCAAAGATGATATATATATCAAGCGATTATGTTTTTGATGGAGCTGGAGATAAGCCACATGAAATAGAGGAAACACCCAATCCACTTTCAGTTTATGGAAGCTCTAAATATAATGGTGAATTAAAAGTAAAAAGTTATCTAAAAAAATATTTTATAGTTAGAACTTCGTGGGTATTTGGATTAAATGGAAGTAATTTTGTTAAAACAATGCTTAAATTAGGCAAAGAAAAAGAAAGTTTAAATGTAGTATGTGATCAAATAGGTAGTCCTACATATACAGAAGATTTAGCTAAGCTTTTATGTGATATGGCTGTAAGTGAAAAATACGGTATATATCATGCTACAAATCAGGGATTTTGTTCATGGGCAGAATTTGCAGAAGAAATAATGAGAATAGCCAATTTGAATTGTAAAATAAATTATATATCTACAAATGAGTATAAGACAAAAGCTATAAGACCTTTAAATTCTAGATTGAGTAAGAAGAGTCTTTTAGATAGTGGATTTAATTATTTACCTAGTTGGAAAAATGCATTAAAAGTGTATATAGTTTTGCATAATGGGCTTGATAATTTTTAA
- a CDS encoding DUF3990 domain-containing protein — protein sequence MRNIIKLAKDLNIKIFDKMTEEWLDFIVKCRNGETYRYDIVEGPIYRM from the coding sequence GTGAGGAATATTATTAAACTAGCAAAAGATTTAAATATTAAAATCTTTGATAAAATGACTGAAGAATGGTTAGATTTTATAGTGAAATGTAGAAATGGTGAAACTTATAGATACGATATAGTAGAAGGACCAATATATAGGATGTGA
- the rfbA gene encoding glucose-1-phosphate thymidylyltransferase RfbA produces the protein MKGIVLAGGSGTRLYPLTLVTSKQLLPVYDKPMIYYPLSTLMLAGIKDILIISTPNDLSNFERLLGDGSRYGINLSYKIQPSPDGLAQAFILGEEFIENDSCAMILGDNIFHGNGLTAHLKKAVENEERATVFGYYVDDPERFGVVEFDENEKAISLEEKPEIPKSNYAVTGLYFYDNKVCEYAKSLKPSKRGELEITDLNRIYLEKGKLDVITLGRGYGWLDTGTVDSLTEAAEYVKVIETRQGLKIACLEEISYKNGWIDKKTLLESAEQYGKSPYGDHLKNVATGKIIY, from the coding sequence ATGAAGGGAATAGTGTTAGCAGGGGGAAGTGGGACAAGACTTTATCCATTGACATTAGTAACATCAAAGCAACTTTTACCGGTATATGATAAACCGATGATTTATTATCCACTATCAACTCTTATGTTAGCTGGAATTAAAGATATATTAATAATTTCAACCCCTAATGATTTATCTAATTTTGAAAGATTATTAGGCGATGGATCAAGATACGGAATAAACTTATCTTACAAGATTCAGCCATCTCCAGATGGATTAGCTCAAGCTTTTATATTAGGAGAAGAATTTATAGAAAATGATAGTTGTGCAATGATACTTGGAGACAATATATTTCATGGAAATGGATTGACTGCACATCTTAAAAAAGCAGTTGAAAATGAAGAACGTGCAACGGTATTTGGATATTATGTGGATGATCCCGAGCGATTTGGGGTAGTAGAATTTGATGAGAATGAAAAAGCTATATCATTAGAAGAAAAGCCAGAAATTCCTAAATCTAATTATGCTGTTACAGGACTTTATTTTTATGATAATAAAGTTTGTGAGTATGCAAAAAGCTTGAAGCCATCAAAACGTGGTGAATTAGAAATTACAGATTTAAATAGAATCTATCTTGAAAAAGGTAAACTTGATGTAATAACTCTAGGTAGAGGTTACGGATGGCTTGATACAGGAACAGTTGATAGTTTAACAGAAGCAGCTGAATATGTAAAAGTAATTGAAACTAGACAGGGGCTTAAGATTGCATGTCTAGAAGAAATTTCATATAAAAATGGTTGGATAGATAAAAAAACTTTACTTGAAAGTGCAGAGCAATATGGAAAGAGTCCATATGGAGATCATTTAAAGAATGTTGCTACAGGAAAAATAATATATTAG
- a CDS encoding undecaprenyl-phosphate glucose phosphotransferase has protein sequence MIKENQNLLNKTNAFSDILILFISMTLAYFIRFYIFSPDTNYIKLIKYIQFTLVIVPINLILYNFLNLYHSFRTTAFKKEFIQIIKANTILTAILLSLLYVFRLVDISRWVVVTFYFVNITLITCKRFILRQTLSKMRSNGMNLKHVIIIGSGEVANEYLKVINNNKSFGYSYSGYIANSSNFQGKKLGNYDDLFTVLNKYNADEVICALDIEDAKYLEDIVNACEKSGTKISIIPFCYKYIPSKPYIDQLGSIPLINVRRIPLDNFGNAFMKRTIDILGSLGLIILTSPIMIVAALVIKCTSKGPIIFKQNRVGLNKKNFTMYKFRSMKVNSQEQSGWSTNNDPRKTKFGSFIRKFSIDELPQFFNVLKGDMSLVGPRPEIPHFVDEFKNEIPLYMVKHQVKPGITGLAQVNGFRGDTSIKKRIEYDIHYIENWDILLDISILFKTAFKGFKNNEKLVIKNKSIIEKPENVTHNNINI, from the coding sequence ATGATAAAAGAAAATCAAAACTTGTTAAATAAAACAAATGCCTTTTCTGACATTTTAATTTTATTTATATCTATGACTTTAGCTTATTTTATTCGTTTTTATATATTTTCACCAGACACTAACTACATAAAATTAATTAAATATATTCAATTTACTTTAGTTATTGTTCCAATAAATTTAATATTATATAACTTTTTAAATTTATATCATTCATTTAGAACTACTGCTTTTAAAAAAGAATTTATTCAAATAATAAAAGCAAATACAATCTTAACAGCAATTTTATTATCACTTTTATATGTTTTTAGATTAGTTGATATATCTAGATGGGTAGTTGTAACATTTTATTTTGTTAATATAACTTTAATTACATGTAAAAGGTTTATTTTAAGACAAACTTTATCTAAAATGCGTTCTAATGGAATGAATTTAAAACATGTAATAATTATTGGTTCTGGAGAAGTTGCTAATGAATATTTAAAAGTAATTAATAATAATAAGAGCTTTGGATATAGTTACTCTGGATATATAGCTAACTCATCAAATTTTCAAGGTAAAAAACTTGGAAATTATGATGATTTGTTCACCGTTTTAAATAAATATAATGCTGATGAAGTTATTTGTGCCCTTGATATCGAGGATGCAAAATATTTAGAAGACATTGTTAATGCTTGCGAAAAAAGTGGGACAAAAATTTCTATTATACCCTTTTGCTATAAATATATCCCTAGCAAACCTTACATAGATCAACTAGGTAGTATTCCTCTTATTAATGTAAGAAGAATACCTCTTGATAACTTTGGTAATGCATTTATGAAAAGAACTATAGATATCCTTGGTTCTCTTGGATTGATTATATTGACAAGCCCTATAATGATAGTTGCTGCATTGGTAATAAAATGTACATCTAAAGGACCTATTATATTTAAGCAAAATCGTGTTGGTTTAAATAAAAAAAATTTTACAATGTATAAATTTAGATCAATGAAGGTTAATTCTCAAGAGCAAAGTGGTTGGAGTACAAATAATGACCCTAGAAAAACTAAATTTGGATCTTTTATTCGTAAATTTTCCATTGATGAATTACCACAATTTTTTAATGTATTAAAGGGTGATATGAGCTTAGTAGGTCCAAGACCCGAAATTCCACATTTTGTTGATGAATTTAAAAATGAAATCCCACTTTATATGGTAAAACATCAAGTAAAGCCAGGAATAACCGGACTAGCTCAAGTAAATGGTTTTAGAGGAGATACTTCTATCAAAAAAAGAATAGAATATGATATACACTATATTGAAAATTGGGACATACTATTAGATATATCAATACTATTTAAAACAGCATTTAAAGGCTTTAAAAATAATGAAAAACTAGTAATAAAAAATAAATCAATAATTGAAAAACCGGAAAATGTAACTCACAATAACATAAATATATAA
- a CDS encoding O-antigen ligase family protein, which yields MYLLERIEDNLKKKSIGFFLPITFILTIIPLIVRLKMVELDDAGINLYAVEKQADFFSQNKALWLCIFSVILFIFALFSFKKLFEKRDKTTTAILICTSIFLICTFLSAILSPYKDVSFFGFYDRAEGFITIACYMIIFVYSIYAFKSTHCYKYMIIPILIVILVNSFLGIFQYIGNDLINSKLGVALTVPSKYDIKPGGLNLLYEKGKLYGTFYHYNYVGSFVGLVLPILFSLTIFEKKVINKVILGAFSLLSVWLLFGSTSRAGIIGILVSIIVGLIIFGKVIFKSFKPLVITLACIAILAIGGNIATKGQLFERVPSLVSDIFSVFDNEATVDYRAETPISDIKHVDKNVEITVPKDVLKISFDDGIYVFKNSNNEAVQYDMVDGIYRTNNENFNNISFRFGKSSKTSSKADLFMLQVNDNPTFMFKLKEGNSIHLRDSNGMRFIDVEYPDTFGFKGKEKLGSARGYIWSRSIPLMKETLLLGKGPDTFAYIFPQNDLMGKYYAYGTPNMIVDKPHNLYMQIALNEGLIALIAFLGIILIYIADSIKLYALKKEYNEAQILGGVTCLGIVGYLFAGMFNDSVVSVAPMFWIVLGVGVALNYLNKKEN from the coding sequence ATGTATCTTCTTGAAAGAATTGAAGACAATTTAAAGAAAAAATCTATTGGATTTTTCTTACCTATTACATTTATTTTAACCATAATTCCTCTTATAGTAAGACTTAAGATGGTTGAACTTGATGATGCCGGTATAAATTTATACGCAGTAGAAAAGCAGGCTGATTTCTTTTCACAAAATAAAGCTCTTTGGTTATGTATTTTTTCTGTAATACTTTTTATATTTGCTTTATTTTCATTCAAAAAATTATTTGAAAAGAGAGACAAAACTACTACTGCAATTTTAATTTGTACTAGTATATTTTTAATTTGCACTTTCCTTTCAGCTATACTTTCACCATATAAAGATGTATCTTTCTTTGGATTTTATGACAGAGCTGAAGGATTTATCACCATTGCATGCTATATGATTATATTTGTGTATTCTATATATGCTTTTAAAAGTACGCATTGTTACAAGTATATGATAATTCCAATATTAATTGTAATTTTAGTTAATTCATTTTTAGGAATTTTTCAATACATAGGAAATGATTTAATTAATAGTAAGTTAGGTGTTGCACTAACTGTACCTAGCAAATATGATATAAAACCTGGTGGTCTTAATTTGTTATATGAAAAAGGAAAACTTTATGGTACTTTTTATCATTATAACTACGTAGGCAGCTTTGTAGGTCTTGTATTACCAATATTATTTTCTTTAACTATATTTGAAAAGAAAGTAATCAACAAAGTTATTTTAGGAGCATTTTCATTACTTTCAGTTTGGTTACTATTTGGTAGTACATCTCGTGCTGGTATAATAGGTATCTTAGTATCTATTATAGTGGGACTTATTATATTTGGAAAAGTAATATTTAAAAGCTTTAAACCTCTTGTGATAACTTTAGCTTGTATCGCTATTTTAGCAATCGGAGGTAATATTGCTACTAAAGGACAACTATTTGAAAGAGTACCTTCTTTAGTTTCTGATATATTTAGCGTTTTTGATAATGAAGCTACTGTTGATTATAGAGCAGAAACTCCTATTAGCGATATAAAACATGTTGATAAAAATGTAGAAATAACTGTTCCAAAAGATGTTTTAAAAATATCTTTTGATGATGGAATTTATGTATTTAAAAATTCTAACAATGAAGCTGTTCAATATGATATGGTTGATGGAATTTATAGAACTAATAATGAAAATTTCAATAACATATCATTTAGATTTGGTAAATCAAGCAAAACTTCTAGTAAAGCAGATTTATTTATGCTACAAGTTAACGATAATCCAACATTTATGTTTAAATTAAAAGAAGGCAATAGCATTCATTTAAGAGATTCAAATGGAATGAGATTTATTGATGTAGAATATCCTGATACTTTTGGCTTCAAAGGAAAAGAAAAACTAGGATCTGCTAGAGGATATATTTGGTCAAGATCAATTCCTTTAATGAAAGAAACCTTATTATTAGGTAAAGGACCTGATACATTTGCTTATATATTCCCACAAAATGATTTAATGGGTAAATACTACGCTTATGGTACTCCTAATATGATTGTTGATAAACCTCATAATCTTTATATGCAAATAGCTTTAAATGAAGGCTTAATTGCTTTAATAGCCTTCCTTGGAATAATATTAATCTATATTGCAGATAGCATTAAATTATATGCATTAAAGAAAGAATATAATGAAGCTCAAATACTAGGTGGAGTAACTTGTCTTGGAATTGTAGGATATCTTTTCGCAGGAATGTTCAACGATTCAGTAGTCAGTGTAGCACCTATGTTTTGGATAGTTCTTGGCGTTGGAGTCGCATTAAATTACTTAAACAAAAAAGAAAACTAA
- a CDS encoding ABC transporter ATP-binding protein — MDKLAIKLENVSMHFRKSTQKINSFKEYFIKKVKKQIAYEEFIALNNVNLSIKKGEVVGFIGLNGAGKSTLLKVVSRVQKPTTGNVVINGKVSPLLELGAGFDNDLTGRENIYLNGLILGYNREFISKKVDEIINFAELKEFIDVPIKNYSSGMKARLGFSIATVSVPEILIVDEVLSVGDGRFRKKSEERMLELIKSDATVLFVSHSLAQIRRLCTKVVWLEKGEIKMIGDTKEICDSYEAYL; from the coding sequence ATGGATAAATTAGCAATAAAACTTGAAAATGTAAGTATGCATTTTAGAAAATCAACACAAAAGATAAATTCATTTAAAGAATATTTTATAAAAAAAGTAAAAAAACAAATAGCTTACGAGGAATTTATTGCACTTAATAATGTTAACTTAAGTATTAAAAAAGGTGAAGTAGTAGGATTTATAGGCCTTAATGGTGCTGGTAAAAGTACCTTATTAAAAGTTGTATCAAGAGTTCAAAAACCAACAACTGGAAATGTTGTGATAAATGGAAAAGTATCTCCGTTACTTGAATTAGGTGCAGGTTTTGATAATGATTTAACAGGAAGGGAGAATATATATTTAAATGGTTTGATTTTAGGATACAATAGGGAGTTTATTTCCAAAAAAGTAGATGAAATAATAAATTTTGCAGAACTTAAAGAATTTATAGATGTTCCTATAAAGAACTATTCATCTGGAATGAAAGCTAGATTAGGATTTTCAATTGCTACAGTAAGTGTGCCAGAAATTCTTATTGTAGATGAAGTACTTTCTGTAGGTGATGGAAGATTTAGAAAGAAAAGTGAAGAGCGTATGTTAGAGTTAATAAAGTCAGATGCTACAGTTTTGTTTGTATCACATTCTCTTGCTCAAATTAGAAGATTGTGTACAAAGGTTGTTTGGCTTGAAAAAGGAGAAATTAAAATGATAGGGGATACTAAAGAGATATGTGATTCATATGAGGCGTATCTATAA
- the rfbB gene encoding dTDP-glucose 4,6-dehydratase → MKIVVTGGAGFIGGNFVHYMLKKYNEYKIICVDALTYAGNMETLESVKDNKNFNFYKIDIADRETVYDMFEKEHPDMIVNFAAESHVDRSIENPEIFLKTNIMGTAVLMDACIKYGINRYHQVSTDEVYGDLPIDRPDLFFTEETPIHTSSPYSSSKASADLLVGAYNRTYGLPTTISRCSNNYGPYHFPEKLIPLMIANALNDKELPVYGTGENVRDWLYVEDHCRAIDLIIHKGTVGEVYNIGGHNERTNLEVVKTIIHELGKQENLIKFVGDRKGHDMRYAIDPTKIHNELGWLPTTSFDEGIKKTIKWYLENRTWWENIISGEYANYYEKMYTYR, encoded by the coding sequence ATGAAAATAGTAGTAACGGGTGGAGCAGGTTTCATTGGTGGAAATTTTGTGCATTATATGCTTAAAAAATATAATGAGTATAAAATAATTTGTGTTGATGCTCTAACTTATGCTGGAAATATGGAAACATTAGAAAGTGTTAAAGATAATAAAAACTTTAATTTTTATAAAATAGATATTGCTGATAGAGAAACTGTGTATGATATGTTTGAAAAAGAGCATCCAGATATGATTGTTAACTTTGCAGCTGAAAGTCACGTTGATAGATCAATAGAAAATCCAGAAATATTTTTAAAAACTAATATTATGGGAACTGCAGTACTTATGGATGCTTGTATAAAGTATGGAATAAATAGATATCATCAAGTATCTACTGATGAAGTATATGGTGATTTACCAATTGATAGACCAGATTTATTTTTTACAGAAGAAACACCAATACATACATCAAGTCCATACTCTTCAAGTAAAGCATCAGCAGATCTTTTGGTTGGAGCATATAACAGAACTTATGGCTTACCAACTACAATTTCAAGATGTTCAAATAACTATGGTCCATATCATTTCCCAGAAAAGCTTATACCTTTAATGATTGCAAATGCTTTAAATGATAAAGAATTACCTGTTTATGGAACAGGAGAAAATGTAAGAGACTGGCTTTACGTTGAAGACCACTGTAGAGCTATTGATTTAATAATTCATAAGGGTACAGTAGGAGAAGTTTATAATATAGGTGGACATAATGAGCGGACTAATCTAGAAGTAGTTAAAACAATTATTCACGAATTAGGAAAGCAAGAAAATTTAATAAAATTTGTAGGAGACAGAAAAGGTCATGATATGAGATACGCAATAGATCCTACAAAGATTCATAATGAATTAGGATGGCTTCCAACTACAAGTTTTGATGAAGGAATTAAAAAGACTATAAAATGGTACTTAGAGAATAGAACTTGGTGGGAGAATATTATTAGTGGAGAGTATGCAAACTATTATGAGAAAATGTACACATATAGATAA
- a CDS encoding glycosyltransferase — MNEISKQSNNCLNNIPNEKKSPLVSILLAVYKPNKEWFIEQLISLNNQNYDNIELLIYDDCPDYPVDDKLFKIYITKFPYTLVRGDINKGSNKAFEELTKRGNGELFAYCDQDDIWEVNKINALVNLIKEEKSILAYSDMKVIDKNGDIKFNTLIEAKPRLSYIWGENLLTQFFFKNCVSGCCMLIDSKVAKEAIPFSNYMIHDQWLCTIASYYGKISFTNETLVNYRMHGNNQTGSLKGINSKEDYYKLRVDTLQIKINELKDYVDEENINLEYIKKFCNGRINKDIFEIIKYRYLCKNEAYFEIIIKYMPNWLFKIMLNKLKS, encoded by the coding sequence GTGAATGAAATCAGTAAACAGAGTAATAATTGTTTAAATAATATACCTAATGAAAAAAAATCTCCATTAGTAAGTATATTATTAGCAGTCTATAAACCAAATAAAGAATGGTTTATAGAGCAACTTATTTCCCTAAATAATCAAAATTATGATAATATAGAATTGCTGATTTATGATGATTGTCCTGATTATCCAGTTGATGATAAATTATTTAAAATATACATTACAAAATTTCCTTATACTCTAGTAAGAGGGGATATAAATAAAGGATCAAATAAGGCATTTGAAGAACTTACTAAGCGAGGAAATGGGGAATTATTTGCTTATTGTGATCAAGATGATATTTGGGAAGTAAATAAGATTAATGCTCTAGTTAATTTAATTAAAGAGGAGAAATCTATTCTTGCTTATAGTGATATGAAAGTTATAGACAAAAATGGAGATATTAAATTTAATACTTTAATAGAGGCTAAACCAAGATTAAGTTATATTTGGGGAGAAAATTTATTAACGCAGTTTTTCTTTAAAAATTGTGTTTCAGGATGTTGTATGCTTATAGATTCTAAAGTTGCGAAAGAGGCTATTCCCTTTTCAAATTATATGATACATGATCAATGGTTATGTACTATAGCAAGCTATTATGGGAAAATATCATTTACAAATGAAACTTTAGTTAATTATAGAATGCATGGCAACAATCAAACAGGTAGTTTAAAAGGTATTAATAGTAAAGAAGACTATTATAAATTAAGGGTAGATACATTACAAATTAAGATAAATGAATTAAAAGATTATGTTGATGAAGAAAATATAAACTTAGAATACATTAAAAAATTTTGTAATGGTAGAATCAATAAAGATATATTTGAAATAATAAAGTATAGATATTTATGCAAAAATGAAGCTTACTTTGAAATTATAATAAAATATATGCCAAATTGGTTATTTAAAATTATGCTTAATAAGTTAAAGTCTTGA
- a CDS encoding CDP-glycerol--glycerophosphate glycerophosphotransferase, with product MESNLILLGKKLDEIFLVVIIILTINCLFYIHGIVNTNKFRTFVMKLLYKCCSIFKIFPINKRKIIFINGHSELFNGNIKAIYDEINKNKNSYKLIIYTKKDMSDSSNKSLKRLNKNILKIYNIFTAKNIIVNDYISLFSKIKIRKDTNLIQVWHAGGAFKKFGRDSLQNIKNPSNMKNCVACHSQYDKVIVSSSEISEIYANAFGVNVKKVIPLGLARADKFYDEIAKNKIKESFLDKYPILKGKKIILYAPTFRDGQRKKFNLKLDLEYLYNNLSNEYAVITKMHPFIKNGVEVPVELCDRIMDLSYEDIDDLMISSDLLITDYSSMIFEYAIMKKPMIFFAYDLPLYDNSLRGFYYNYTEFVPGPIAVNTEEIVEIIKCNKCDLNRISEFKKKFNGYDDGEATKRIVKNILENK from the coding sequence ATGGAAAGTAATTTGATATTGTTAGGAAAAAAATTAGATGAAATATTTTTGGTAGTTATAATAATATTAACCATAAATTGTTTGTTTTATATTCACGGTATTGTTAATACAAATAAATTCAGAACATTTGTAATGAAATTACTATATAAATGTTGTAGCATATTTAAAATATTTCCAATCAATAAAAGAAAAATTATATTTATCAATGGACATTCAGAATTATTCAATGGAAATATAAAAGCTATTTATGATGAAATAAATAAAAATAAAAATTCATATAAATTAATCATATATACCAAAAAAGATATGAGTGATTCTAGTAATAAAAGTTTAAAAAGATTAAATAAGAATATATTAAAAATTTACAATATATTTACTGCAAAGAATATTATTGTGAATGATTATATATCTTTATTTTCTAAAATAAAGATAAGAAAAGATACTAATCTTATACAGGTGTGGCATGCCGGAGGGGCATTTAAAAAATTTGGAAGAGATTCTCTTCAAAATATTAAAAATCCTAGCAATATGAAGAATTGTGTAGCTTGCCATAGTCAATATGATAAAGTGATAGTAAGTTCTTCTGAGATAAGTGAAATTTATGCAAATGCATTTGGTGTTAATGTTAAAAAAGTGATTCCATTAGGATTAGCTAGAGCTGATAAATTTTATGATGAAATAGCTAAAAATAAAATTAAGGAATCCTTTTTAGACAAATATCCAATTTTAAAGGGTAAAAAAATTATACTTTATGCACCAACTTTTAGAGATGGACAACGAAAGAAATTCAATTTAAAGCTGGATTTAGAATATTTGTATAATAATTTATCTAATGAATATGCAGTGATTACTAAGATGCATCCATTTATAAAAAATGGAGTAGAAGTACCGGTTGAGTTATGTGATAGAATTATGGATTTATCTTATGAAGATATTGATGATTTAATGATAAGTTCAGATTTGTTAATTACAGATTATTCATCTATGATTTTTGAATATGCAATAATGAAAAAACCAATGATTTTCTTTGCATATGATTTACCACTGTATGATAATTCATTAAGAGGATTTTATTATAATTATACAGAATTTGTTCCAGGTCCAATTGCTGTTAATACAGAAGAAATTGTTGAAATTATAAAATGTAATAAATGTGATTTGAATAGAATTTCAGAATTTAAAAAGAAATTTAATGGTTATGATGATGGAGAAGCAACTAAAAGAATAGTTAAAAATATATTAGAAAATAAATAA
- the rfbC gene encoding dTDP-4-dehydrorhamnose 3,5-epimerase, which produces MNLIKTKLDGVYIVEPQVFGDERGWFMETYSKIKTPEIACDFVQDNQSYSKEKGILRGIHFQNGEHAQAKLVRCVSGAVLDVAVDLRKKSLTYKQWVAVELSAENKKQLFIPRGFGHGFVTLTKDVEFVYKTDNYYNYESDRSIRFDDPEIGVEWGIENPILSEKDKKAPLLQDSDCTF; this is translated from the coding sequence ATGAATCTAATTAAAACTAAATTAGATGGTGTTTATATAGTAGAACCACAAGTTTTTGGAGATGAAAGAGGCTGGTTTATGGAAACTTACTCAAAAATTAAAACTCCAGAAATAGCTTGTGATTTTGTTCAAGATAATCAGTCATATTCAAAGGAAAAAGGAATTCTTAGAGGGATTCATTTTCAAAATGGAGAACATGCACAAGCAAAATTAGTAAGATGTGTAAGTGGAGCTGTATTAGATGTAGCTGTGGACCTAAGAAAAAAATCACTTACATATAAACAATGGGTAGCTGTGGAACTTTCAGCAGAAAATAAAAAGCAGTTATTTATACCTAGAGGATTTGGCCATGGATTTGTGACTTTAACAAAGGATGTTGAATTTGTATATAAAACTGACAATTATTATAATTATGAAAGTGATAGAAGTATTAGATTTGATGATCCAGAAATAGGCGTTGAATGGGGTATAGAAAATCCCATTCTTTCAGAAAAAGATAAAAAAGCGCCTCTTTTACAAGATAGTGATTGTACTTTTTAA
- a CDS encoding ABC transporter permease — translation MIKQVETFKSYKDLLWEFVKKDIKLKYRNSILGIIWSMLNPLLIMVVLTFIFSNLFKNKIPNFPVYCLSGRLIYDFFSQSTNQSMNSITGKSSLIKKIYVPKYLYPLSRVISSFIIFSISLIPLLIIMIIMKVSFTKMTLLVFYPLICLFFISLGIGLILATVNVFFRDMQHLYSVVLLIIMYASAIFYSADIINPKYVSILNLNPIFPVIKVFRDCILYGQITAIKSWILCPIYAILATSIGLIVFYKKQDKFILHI, via the coding sequence ATGATAAAACAAGTGGAAACATTTAAGAGCTATAAAGATTTATTATGGGAATTCGTTAAAAAAGATATTAAATTAAAATATAGAAACTCTATATTAGGAATAATATGGAGTATGCTTAATCCATTACTTATTATGGTTGTATTAACATTTATATTTTCAAATTTATTTAAAAATAAGATACCTAATTTCCCAGTATATTGCTTATCAGGTAGACTTATATATGATTTTTTTTCACAATCAACTAATCAATCAATGAACAGCATTACTGGAAAAAGCTCACTTATAAAAAAGATATATGTACCTAAATATTTATATCCGTTATCTAGAGTAATTTCTTCATTTATTATATTTTCAATTTCATTAATACCATTGTTGATAATTATGATAATAATGAAAGTGAGTTTTACAAAAATGACATTACTAGTATTTTATCCACTGATTTGCTTATTTTTTATTTCATTAGGAATTGGATTAATATTAGCAACAGTTAATGTGTTTTTTAGAGATATGCAACATTTATATTCGGTGGTTTTATTAATAATAATGTATGCATCAGCAATATTCTATTCGGCTGATATTATAAATCCCAAGTATGTATCTATATTAAATTTAAATCCTATATTTCCAGTTATAAAAGTATTTAGAGATTGTATATTATATGGGCAAATAACAGCCATTAAAAGTTGGATTTTATGCCCTATTTATGCAATATTAGCAACTAGCATTGGGTTAATAGTATTTTATAAAAAACAAGATAAGTTTATACTACATATATAG